The following coding sequences are from one Plasmodium coatneyi strain Hackeri chromosome 11, complete sequence window:
- a CDS encoding Ribosomal protein L9 codes for MLRISSVFNLQRARMSTYLNYNKYTIKRKTYVAAVENKYTHIVLLNNISQVGEKGEIVKVKRGSARNLIKERKAVYATYENVDYYADKEKYKRTEQVDIKKGAEIKEDFEKYFTHLKNINITIYLDVYKYTNNVSYGLYDFFNYLSYNYQVDLTSQNLHKINYYKNEENYKNNIYEQIYIDTSHYNDLIVLNNSPFRRTGIYVIYYFLFMPNAKFLNEIVFRIASLQEYELLKDEKKNKKAEIVYRIN; via the exons ATGCTCAGAATAAGTAGCGTGTTCAACCTACAAAGGGCACGCATGAGCACCTACCTAAACTATAACAAGTACActataaagagaaaaacgtACGTAGCAGCtgtagaaaataaatacacgCACATTGTTCTGCTAAACAATATAAGTcaagtgggggaaaaaggggaaattgtAAAGGTAAAGAGAGGAAGTGCTAGGAACTTAATAAAAGAGAGAAAGGCAGTATACGCTACGTATGAAAATGTAGACTACTATGctgataaggaaaaatataaaagaacagaacaagttgatataaaaaaaggggcagaaataaaagaagactttgaaaaatattttactcatttgaaaaatataaatataactATCTACCTtgatgtgtacaaatataccAATAACGTCTCTTACGGATTGTACgacttttttaattacctGTCATATAACTACCAAGTGGACTTAACTAGCCAAAatttacataaaataaattattataagaatgaggaaaattacaaaaataatatttacgAACAGATTTACATAGACACGTCTCATTACAACGATTTGATTGTTTTGAATAATTCACCTTTTCGGCGCACAGGAATTTACgtcatttattatttcctgTTTATGCCAAATGCCAAATTTTTAAACGAAATTGTGTTCAGAATAGCCTCCCTGCAGGAATATGA gCTTCTAAAGgatgagaagaagaacaagaagGCCGAAATAGTCTATCGCATAAATTAG
- a CDS encoding Bifunctional polynucleotide phosphatase/kinase has product MRKRHLSHFELPNDKWKLVDDSLLYRIVKDAEDKVYKKIFSFDLDNTLILSRSFFKPAQNEHDYIFYADVIDFLKKKKTENYKIIIFSNQKGVSTGKISLLNIVNRVDDVIDKIGIPLECYLALKNDKYRKPRIGMYNFAMQNNKAKIEEIIYVGDNANRIYDNNFKTKFINHLKCVYSQNKVNINIGEIAKRLKKDYTDTDLKFALNINATFYTPEELFLNIKNNLSAEFSFNPSNLLKNVENKSNEQDAQSELRQLLRPDLHLGGEQNDTQNETKNKAVSSQNGTEDDLQHSPPRGEQYLVLLVGPPGCGKTSICKNYFADFAHINLEELHTKNKRIDMIRQTITSGKNVVMDNASMYVKNRLIYIDEAKKINANLKVSAIFFHYSKELVFHLNNFKMITEEDNLMHEVPTIAIHSFYKYVQVPSESENFDRVVTLQDENFVPSDLQNEERRKLFFSYLY; this is encoded by the exons atgaggaagaggcACCTCTCCCATTTTGAGCTGCCAAACGATAAGTGGAAATTg GTAGATGACAGCCTGCTCTACCGAATTGTCAAAGACGCCGAAGACAAAGTTTACAAGAAgattttctccttcgacCTGGACAACACCCTAATTTTGTCCCGCTCCTTCTTCAAGCCAGCACAAAACGAGCACGATTACATTTTCTACGCAGACGTAAtcgattttttaaaaaaaaaaaaaacagaaaattacaaaataattattttctccAACCAAAAGGGAGTAAGCACCGGAAAAATAAGTCTTCTAAATATAGTCAACCGGGTTGATGACGTCATCGACAAAATAGGGATCCCCTTGGAGTGTTACTTGgcattaaaaaatgacaagtACAGGAAGCCACGAATTGGCATGTACAATTTTGCCATGCAAAATAATAAAgccaaaattgaagaaataaTCTATGTAGGGGATAATGCCAACCGAATTTATGACAACAATTTTAAGACCAAATTTATTAATCACCtaaaatgtgtgtattcTCAAAATAAGGTCAACATAAATATAGGCGAAATTGCCAAGAGGTTGAAAAAGGACTACACAGACACCGATTTGAAGTTTGCCCTGAATATAAATGCCACATTTTACACCCCCGAGGAGCTGTTcctaaacataaaaaataatttgtcaGCAGAGTTTTCCTTCAACCCGTCTAACTTGctcaaaaatgtagaaaacaAATCAAATGAACAGGACGCTCAAAGTGAATTGCGTCAATTGCTTCGACCGGATCTGCACCTGGggggggaacaaaatgacACACAAAATGAAACGAAAAATAAAGCCGTCtcttcacaaaatggaacagaagATGACCTGCAACACTCGCCCCCCCGGGGTGAACAATATTTGGTGCTGCTAGTTGGCCCCCCAGGGTGCGGAAAAACCTCCATTTGCAAAAACTACTTTGCAGATTTTGCTCACATAAATTTAGAGGAactacacacaaaaaataaacgcaTAGATATGATCAGACAAACCATTACAAGCGGGAAAAATGTCGTAATGGACAACGCAAGTATGTACGTAAAAAACAGACTAATTTACATCGACgaggcgaaaaaaataaatgccaACTTAAAGGTTAGCGCCATTTTCTTTCACTATTCCAAAGAGTTGGTTTTTCACTTGAACAACTTCAAAATGATCACTGAAGAGGACAATTTAATGCACGAAGTTCCGACCATTGCCATTCACTCCTTTTATAAATACGTGCAAGTTCCCTCCGAAAGTGAGAACTTCGACCGAGTCGTAACTCTGCAGGATGAGAATTTTGTACCGTCCGATTTGCAGAACGAGGAACGCCgaaagttatttttttcgtacttGTACTGA